ACGTCtaggaatataaaaaaaaacgcaaattctcaaattaaattatgtcTATTATTGAAATAGGAATTTATTACTCGACTGCGTCAGAAGCAGGGTAATGTTTTTCAAGCGTATGAATGTATGCCCATTTTTTGGCATGCCGTACTTACCGCCCAGACGGCTGGACGTTTTTGACATATAAAGTGTCGTTGAATTGTGGTAGTGATATCTTAGtttatatacattttgaaaatggcgcccgcaaatgaaaaaatcggccaagagcatgtcgggccatgctcagtgtaaggTTTCGTAGTTagcattctgtcagaacaggccaaaagAGGGCTAttacgagggctgctatttatatatccggaaaccgggattacaatcttcttaaatagtatatttgacctccatggtacaatttgaacttttttaagtactggccggtatatttttttttcttattaacgctagtgttttgtttttgatgggttttaaatgtcatctctaACTATTAACTTTATAACTATTCTCTGCTCCTTAATCTGTCCAACACTTTCGTGCTAAATTCGCAATCCCGTTTTATGGGGAATTATATTGATGTGATGCTCGCAAATGCCTTCGTGGCGatagccattaaaaaaaaaaaagtcatctcgctgcaagaatggcACTCGCTCGtaacaacagtgcatagatcaactaacttcaacttttggtgatgaagctccatctaaaactactgtgtatatatcactggtttagtgagttcaatcgtggaggtagtatgcttacggacgaagttaaggcaggtcgcccgaaatcggtcgttgtaccacaaaatattgaggctgtgcgaaaatttataatggacgaccgacatgttacgtaccgcgagatagaggcgactctgggtatttctatgactagcattatgtaatagcatattacatgatcatttagctgtaaaaaaaattgttctcgttggataccgcacaacttaactaaggagcaaaaagatcgcgtcgaatggtgcaataaaatgttaaaaaaatataaccgtggtgactcaaaggccgtttataacatctatacaggtgacgaatcctggatctatgcatacgatcccgaaacgaagcaacaatcaacggtatgggtgtttcaaaatgagccgaaccctacgaaagttactcgtgcaaaaagtacattgaaacaaatggtggcctgcttcttcggtattaatggccatgtagctacagtgccactagaaaaccgtaaaacggttaattcagattggtacacgaccatttgcttaccggaagtatttgaacaaattcgtaaaactaaccagcgacgaagaatcattcttcatcatgataatgccagctgtcatacgtcacgcgaaaccactctatttttggaaggtctaAATatggaattaacgggtcatccgccgtacagccctgacttggcacccaatgatttttaattatttcccaatataaaaaaaaaaattacgcggtcaacgattttcgaccgctgaagatgctgtcgacgtattcaaacaacacgttatggaggtacctcaggcggagtggcagaagtgcttcaaaaattggttcacacgaatgcaaaagtgcatagatcatcaaggggaatactttgaaaaacaataaaaccattttcagccatgtacgtttgtttgtttttttgtttcaggaTATAACAGGGTGACTTCGAATTGGTAATACCAAACACTTGATTGTGGCTCAGTTAATACCAAACATTAATACCATACATTCACTCCGTTGTTAAAATCAGCTGCATTTAATTCTCGCTAATTTTCTAACAAAACCAATAATTAAAGTCCCAAAGTGTGGTTACTCTACATTAAATATCTAACTGTCATACCTACTTCTCACTCGATGTTATCGTCAATGTACGTTATCATTGATATCACTACAAGTGACACTCGTGTAACTAAATTGTTTTGATGAGGTTTTAAGGACCCTGATAAATTTATGGTAATAATAAGccgaattattttttttaaatcatttattattgtacCTAATCTACCGATTAATACAAACTCGAAATTTTCTCTTCTTTACcgcaataattataaataacaatgaaacaCTTTAAAACGCATAAATCACGTTTATTAACACCATGGCCCTTTAAAAGTTTAAGTGTGAACCTACCTAAGCGTATTTTAAGATGTGTTCAAAATGACCACCGCCTTTCCTGACACATAAGTCGGCCCGCCGTCTATGGTTGATTTTGAGTCTgtctaaaataaattcattggcTTTTACAGAATTAAATGCCTCAATTATCTTTCGGCGAAGTTCATCGATAGTATTTGATTCCCGTGCGTACACTGTCCTTTTAATTTCGCCCCACAAAAAGAAGTCGAGTGGCGTCAGATCGGGACTTCGAGGCGGCCATGCGACTGGGCCGTTGCGTCCAATCCATCTGCCAGGGAATATTCTATCCAAATAATTTCGCACACTTGGGGCAAAATGTGCTGGTGCACCGTCTTGCTGGAAATAGAGATTCTCTAAATTTTGTTCCGGCACCTCTTGTAGCAAAATCGGTAACACGTTTCTCAGGAAATCTTCATATTTCGGTCCATTTAAGTTGCCGTTAATAAAATACGGTCCAATCACACAATTATTCAGAATGCCTGCCCAAACGTTTACAGAAAAACGAGTTTGGTAAGAGTCTCGCCGAGTTACGTGAGGATTTGCATCACGATCAGCCCACCAGTGTTCGTTGTGCACGTTAAAGAGGCCGACTCTTGTAAAAGTTGCCTCGTCGGTCCATAGGATATTTAAGTGTAAGTTTTGCTGCAGCCAACGCCCAAAAATAACTCTTCTAGGGTAATCAGCCAATACAATATCCTGTACCCTTTGAAATTTAAAGGGATGTTTTGCTTCAGCTTTCATTAGCCGCCAAATAAACAATTGGCTCGTGCCGAATCTCGCAGCAGCATCCCTTGTGCTGGCTTCTGGATTGCGGTTAAAAAACTCGAGCACTCCGAAAAGCTTGTGAATACCGCGCCCGCCGGCCTTGTGCTTGAGCATGTACTGGAACCGTAAACTGACCATGGTCTCGTAAATTTTGGCTGGTACTGTTTATTAATACACGTGTAGGTGTTGGGCAATCAGGGTATCGTTCGTGAAATAATGCCTGAGTTCGCACAGTACTCCgtgaagtaaaataaaattcaagaaTATCCATTTTTTTGAACATTAGTATACGGATAACGTCGaggcattttaatttaattgtgaaattaaaatctcacggaaaatattattttctttgacaagtgACAATTACTAATCAAAACatgttttcttcataaataGCGTGACAGGTGATTGATAACCAAAGAGGAAAGTGTTCATTTGTAATTCTCTAaacttctttgttaattattatggTAGGATAACCATGTGAAGTCTAAACAAaagggataaattaaaaattaagaaaaaaatacttttgcttaatttaatagCATGAGACTTAATTAAGGGGATTAGTTAAGGGAAAATGTgtgtaaaacattaattttgtattaccaaTTTGAAGTCGCCCTGTATAAGCAGCGCTttgtaagtctttttactaaaaagagtagatttttgcaataactcaaaaacggctagaccgatcatgttcgctatagttttcatttaacgtACCTATATACTAAGCTTTTgttctacgatttttttcattcatGTATTATTATTGTCGGCCACTAACTTGcctaaaataaagattttcatttcatttcaattggCGCCATTCATTTGTTACGTAACACGATTTTATCCAGTttttgaccccctccccccgtatgtaagaaaaataagaataagCTGACTCCCTCCCCCTTATATTACGTAAGaatcaaaaggaaaaaataatacaagttTCGTTTGTCGtagtgtttataaaaaaaaaaatgccatgtctttcactcttggttggtcttaacaaggagatagcattatgatctcagtcaccagttagttttgcggcatgTATAAAATTTAAACCTTCTCCAGTtgatccagctttgatgattcatttgaaaacaggtcacatttcccgaaagtagAATCTAATTTTAACCTCGGATTGCAAGGGTTGAAATTCTGTAGGCGCATggggtcgataaatcgtactatgcgtGGAATTGTACTATGCTCGTGATATTGTCTCGCTTCGTTGGAAACCGATCATTGCCTGACGGTGAGCTGGAGCGGCAGCCCGCCTCTGACGGCTTGCACGATATTAGACGTCGAGTCCACTTGCGGCACCCGTCTCGTGGTCGGCGCTGGTGCCACGCTGCATACCTGCAACAACGCGGCCAGCCCAGCGAGCGACTGCATCTCTCCTAGTCGCGACCCTgtgaaaataattatgattacagCACGTTATTGGCgactatagaaaaataaaacaggtCTAGCGCATTTAGGCACGATTCACTCCTGACTCACTCCTGAATCTTTTtggtatttaacaaatttaacgcataactgtgaaaaaataaggatcaaagtcaaatggtgttctaaaagttttaatgtgTCAATaggtggcagtaaatttaatgcGGCTACAAAACTTTCTttcacaatccacctctatttcatatTATCTTTGATATTAGCAATGTTTGAcatctttagatttttttattcgtataaaaatgtggagcgaaaaacagatttcatacaaatttttaaatgcttctaactttTATAACAACTAAAGATtcgaagaaaaataaacataggGGTTAATatacaaactgtcaaaatatttttaataatgttaatatctagagagggaagtgaggactacgtttgtatgaaaagcgtTTTCGTTCGGTGAGCTATTATCTACTGGGGgcttaacaaagataaaaacgtttgtaaaaaacaaaacgaaacGTTAAGATCTTAAGATTGAAgaccggtttggtctagtgggtagtgaccctgcctacaaagctgatggtcccgggttcaaatcctgataagggcatttattcgtgttatgagcatgggtatttgttcctgagtaatgggtgttttctatgtatttaagtatttataaatattgatatattatatatatcgttgtctaagtaccctcaacacaagccttattgagcttactgtgggacttagtcaatttgtgtaatgatgtcctataatattaattaattaatttaagattaacataaataatgtatggaaatgatagcgtttcgttttttacaaatgattgtcatcttggcttcCTAGCCCTAGTATGCAAAAATCGACATGCTTCCGTTTGAGGTTAAAACGGATGTCAATCTATATAAGTAGGTGCTTACGTACGCATTTGACACATACCTATTTACGTTACGTACCTATACACGCCCTGGGTCCATCGCCGAAGGGTAAATATACGTATTTGTGTCGCTTCTTCACTTCGTCAGGAGTGAATCGCTCCGGTCGGAACTCCCGCGGGTTGTCAAAGTATTTTTCATCGTTCTGGAGCGCCTCCACCGGCACCACGATCCTCACTCCGGGGTCCACGGTTAGCCCCAGCTCAGGGAACGTGTAAGGCCGAGCACACACGCGGGTCAGCACGCCTAGCGATGGAAACATCCTCATCGCCTCCTTGAAAGCCATGCTCAGCAGCGTCATCTCCGCCACTGCGTCGTAGCACAACTTATTATCATATTTCTGAAGCACTTCATCGATCtccaattgtatttttaattgtaattcaGGGTTAAACGCGAGCTGGTGCAAAGTATAACTTGTAGCCGATGAGGACGTCTCAAAACCCGCGCCAAAGAATATAAACACTTGGGCCACCATCATTTTTAAATCCATTTGCATGTCCACAGTCACAGGCGTACCGTCTGGCTTCCGGTGCTCAATTGATTCCCCTACAATCTTTCCCTTGCCTTCTAACTCCAGGAGCAGGTCTATAAAATCATGGCGGCCAGACGGTTTGCACTGTCTAACTTCTCTAATATTCTTAACGAAACTAAAAAATACGTCATCAAGTTTCCGATCAAATACATGAATGTAGGATCTTAGAAGAGGGAAAAGTTCCCACATCATGAACTTTATTATGACTGGGAGTGGTCTGGCCAACATGAGCCTGCCAATCTTTCTGAAGTGAGAGTCTTCGTTGCCGAGGGAGTCAGTCTCGATGCCGAAGCCGCAGGCGCCGATGAACTCGGTGGTGAAGCGCGCCATGAGCTCGCGCGCGTCGCAGGCGCCGGGGCGGGCCGCGGCCGCGCGCGCCACGCCCTGCAGCCGCTCCGCACACCGCACCACCAG
This portion of the Cydia pomonella isolate Wapato2018A chromosome 7, ilCydPomo1, whole genome shotgun sequence genome encodes:
- the LOC133519685 gene encoding cytochrome P450 6B6-like → MILVLLALLAILVYYFGTRNHDYWAKRNVKHDPPVFLFGNNFKGFFGRQSFTEVANDLYNRFPNEKVVGYYRGSTPELYIRDPDIVRNIISNDFAYFHPRGVGRNSDVEPLLANLFHADGDLWKLTRQRLTPAFTTARLKAMFPLVVRCAERLQGVARAAAARPGACDARELMARFTTEFIGACGFGIETDSLGNEDSHFRKIGRLMLARPLPVIIKFMMWELFPLLRSYIHVFDRKLDDVFFSFVKNIREVRQCKPSGRHDFIDLLLELEGKGKIVGESIEHRKPDGTPVTVDMQMDLKMMVAQVFIFFGAGFETSSSATSYTLHQLAFNPELQLKIQLEIDEVLQKYDNKLCYDAVAEMTLLSMAFKEAMRMFPSLGVLTRVCARPYTFPELGLTVDPGVRIVVPVEALQNDEKYFDNPREFRPERFTPDEVKKRHKYVYLPFGDGPRACIGSRLGEMQSLAGLAALLQVCSVAPAPTTRRVPQVDSTSNIVQAVRGGLPLQLTVRQ